A genome region from Methanococcoides burtonii DSM 6242 includes the following:
- a CDS encoding ferredoxin--NADP reductase yields MEFEAPITEIIEQTHDVKSFRFKRPEDFEYKAGQYLFVSIPVNGEMQRKPLTISSSPTEKDHLEFTKKLTGHEYSDALDAMVPGDVLIINGPNGRFTFEGEYNKIALISGGIGITPMISICRYCSDSKTGTDIVFLDSNKVESDIAFGDELDEMGRSHPNMKVVHTLTRADTDWLGCTGRICEPMILDYISDILERTVYVCGPPPMMKSVEELLLNMGIPKEQIKKEALVGF; encoded by the coding sequence GTGGAATTCGAAGCTCCTATCACTGAAATTATAGAACAGACGCACGATGTGAAAAGTTTCCGTTTCAAAAGGCCTGAAGATTTTGAGTACAAGGCCGGACAGTATTTGTTTGTTAGTATTCCCGTAAATGGTGAAATGCAGCGTAAGCCCTTGACAATATCCAGCAGTCCTACTGAAAAAGATCATCTGGAATTCACTAAAAAACTTACCGGTCATGAATACTCTGATGCACTTGATGCAATGGTTCCGGGTGATGTTCTTATTATCAACGGTCCCAATGGCAGGTTCACTTTTGAAGGCGAGTATAATAAGATCGCCCTCATCAGCGGTGGTATTGGCATTACTCCTATGATCAGTATATGCAGGTATTGCAGCGATAGTAAGACTGGTACGGACATCGTGTTCCTTGATAGCAATAAGGTGGAATCTGATATTGCATTCGGGGATGAACTGGACGAGATGGGGCGTTCACATCCTAACATGAAGGTCGTACATACGCTGACACGCGCAGATACTGATTGGCTGGGTTGTACTGGGCGTATATGTGAACCAATGATATTGGACTATATTTCTGATATCCTGGAACGTACTGTCTATGTTTGTGGCCCTCCTCCAATGATGAAGTCCGTTGAAGAACTACTTCTTAATATGGGAATTCCTAAAGAACAGATCAAGAAAGAAGCACTTGTGGGATTCTAA
- the rbr gene encoding rubrerythrin yields MSCIKETETEKNLLKAFAGESQARNRYTYFASVARKAGYDQISAIFAETADNEKEHAKRLFKFLEGGDVEVTASFPAGVISSTRDNLEAAAAGENYEHTTMYPEFAKIAESEGFLEIASVFRHIAVAEKGHEERYLKLAANLDLEMVFRKDGTVAWRCRNCGYIHEGPAAPDKCPACDHPMGYFEVKAENY; encoded by the coding sequence ATGAGTTGTATCAAAGAAACTGAAACTGAAAAAAATCTATTGAAAGCCTTTGCAGGCGAATCACAGGCAAGGAATCGGTATACGTACTTTGCTTCAGTTGCCAGAAAAGCGGGGTATGATCAGATCTCCGCTATCTTCGCTGAGACCGCAGATAATGAGAAGGAACATGCAAAGAGGCTCTTCAAGTTCCTTGAGGGCGGAGATGTTGAGGTCACAGCTTCTTTTCCTGCAGGCGTGATATCAAGTACAAGGGATAATCTTGAAGCTGCGGCTGCTGGCGAGAACTACGAACATACTACTATGTATCCGGAATTTGCCAAGATCGCTGAAAGTGAAGGATTCCTGGAGATCGCTTCTGTGTTCAGGCATATAGCTGTTGCAGAAAAAGGACATGAAGAGCGTTATCTTAAACTTGCTGCCAATCTGGATCTCGAGATGGTATTCAGAAAGGATGGTACCGTTGCATGGAGATGTCGCAACTGTGGTTATATTCATGAAGGTCCTGCAGCTCCGGATAAATGTCCTGCATGTGATCACCCAATGGGATATTTCGAGGTTAAGGCAGAGAACTACTGA
- the afpA gene encoding archaeoflavoprotein AfpA, which produces MKRIAWGITGSGDQIVETYQVMKDIQKRTDLEFMVFLSKEGETVMKWYRIWDDIQRDFPNFKTGVGPNSPFIAGPLQVGHYDALIISPATANSVAKIVHGIADTLVTNVVAQTAKGDTPIYILAVDQKRGTVDTYAPSGRKMTLKMREIDVSNSEKLSQMENITLIEKPEDIYQILGVEK; this is translated from the coding sequence ATGAAACGTATTGCATGGGGTATTACAGGTTCTGGTGACCAGATCGTTGAGACGTATCAGGTCATGAAGGACATTCAGAAGCGTACTGATCTTGAGTTCATGGTCTTCCTTTCAAAGGAGGGGGAGACCGTTATGAAATGGTATCGTATTTGGGATGATATTCAGAGGGATTTCCCTAATTTCAAGACCGGTGTGGGTCCGAACTCGCCTTTCATTGCAGGCCCTCTCCAGGTGGGTCATTACGATGCTTTGATTATTTCACCTGCAACGGCTAACAGTGTGGCTAAGATCGTTCACGGCATCGCCGATACGCTTGTTACGAATGTAGTTGCACAGACCGCAAAAGGTGATACGCCTATCTATATTCTTGCAGTTGATCAGAAACGTGGAACTGTGGATACTTATGCACCCAGTGGGAGGAAGATGACGTTGAAGATGCGTGAAATAGATGTTTCCAATTCTGAGAAACTTTCACAGATGGAAAATATAACGCTCATCGAAAAACCGGAAGATATTTACCAGATCCTCGGTGTAGAAAAATAA
- a CDS encoding inositol-3-phosphate synthase, protein MDKIKIAIAGLGNCASSLIQGLEYYKDKEEKDAIGLMHWEIGGYRPFDIEVVAAFDIDERKVGKDVSEAIFAHPNCTTVFCPEIPETGVKVTMGNIKDGVSEHMVNYEDQYKFIPATEPESTEEDVTSILKDSGAEILLNFLPVGSEEGTKFYAQCALDANVAFVNNMPVFIASNPEWAQKFADKGIPIIGDDIKAQLGATITHRTLADLFNKRGVKLERTYQLNTGGNTDFLNMLNRDRLSSKKTSKTEAVQSVLTERLDDHNIHIGPSDYVPWQQDNKLCFLRMEGKLFGDVPMNIELRLSVEDSPNSAGVVIDAIRCCKLALVRGVGGILYSPSSYFMKHPPQQFTDDVAHLMTNEFIEGKREN, encoded by the coding sequence ATGGACAAGATAAAAATCGCAATCGCAGGACTTGGCAACTGTGCCAGTTCACTGATCCAGGGCCTTGAGTACTATAAAGACAAAGAGGAAAAAGATGCGATAGGACTTATGCATTGGGAAATTGGTGGGTACAGACCTTTTGATATTGAAGTAGTCGCAGCATTTGACATTGATGAGAGGAAGGTTGGAAAGGACGTATCAGAAGCCATTTTTGCACATCCGAACTGTACGACCGTATTCTGTCCAGAGATACCAGAGACCGGAGTAAAGGTCACAATGGGAAACATTAAGGACGGTGTGTCCGAACACATGGTGAACTACGAAGACCAGTATAAGTTCATTCCAGCAACAGAACCTGAATCTACAGAAGAAGATGTCACATCCATTCTAAAGGACTCCGGTGCGGAGATACTTTTGAACTTCCTTCCAGTAGGATCTGAAGAGGGAACTAAATTCTATGCACAATGTGCACTCGATGCAAATGTCGCATTTGTCAACAATATGCCAGTATTCATTGCGAGCAACCCCGAATGGGCACAGAAATTTGCGGACAAGGGAATTCCAATAATCGGCGATGATATTAAAGCACAGCTTGGTGCAACCATAACACACCGTACCCTTGCAGACCTTTTCAATAAAAGGGGAGTTAAACTGGAGCGAACATACCAGCTCAACACTGGTGGCAATACCGATTTCCTCAACATGCTCAACCGCGACAGGCTTTCTTCAAAGAAGACCTCAAAGACAGAAGCGGTCCAGTCAGTACTTACAGAAAGGCTTGACGATCATAACATCCATATCGGACCAAGCGATTACGTCCCATGGCAGCAGGACAACAAGCTATGTTTCCTGAGAATGGAAGGAAAGCTCTTCGGAGACGTACCAATGAACATCGAACTTCGTCTTTCGGTAGAGGATTCACCAAACTCCGCAGGAGTTGTCATTGATGCCATACGCTGCTGTAAACTTGCACTGGTCAGAGGAGTAGGCGGAATACTCTATTCACCATCATCATACTTCATGAAACACCCACCTCAGCAGTTCACTGACGATGTGGCACACCTCATGACAAATGAGTTCATAGAAGGCAAAAGAGAGAACTGA
- a CDS encoding ferritin family protein, which produces MSFEDQGREFYLEFSRKTKDLAAKELFLYLADEEKKHSQYLMNYLEGEVLLLESDPDVHNFKSAFSSEFASGDLGEVGILLAAMRLERKTEDLYSMLARNASDSKQEEFFERLSSVERGHYDLIDGFLESATDFRMQT; this is translated from the coding sequence ATATCCTTTGAGGATCAGGGCCGGGAATTTTATCTTGAGTTCTCCCGGAAAACGAAGGATCTTGCTGCAAAAGAGCTTTTCCTTTATCTTGCTGATGAGGAGAAAAAGCATTCTCAATACTTAATGAACTATCTTGAAGGGGAAGTTCTTCTGTTAGAGAGTGATCCTGATGTTCATAACTTCAAGAGTGCTTTTTCGTCAGAGTTTGCCAGTGGCGATCTTGGTGAGGTGGGTATACTTCTTGCTGCAATGAGGCTTGAACGTAAGACTGAGGATCTTTACAGTATGCTTGCAAGGAATGCTTCTGATTCAAAACAGGAAGAATTCTTCGAAAGGCTTTCTTCGGTTGAACGCGGTCATTATGATCTTATAGATGGTTTCCTTGAATCTGCTACTGATTTCAGGATGCAGACGTAA
- a CDS encoding FprA family A-type flavoprotein, protein MDLINDTLEIAKGIYWVGVVDWNLRDFHGYATPRGGTYNAYLIVDDKVTLIDTVKGDFAPEMIKRIRKVVNPSKIDHIICNHVEMDHSSGLPAIMELAKDAKIFCTKRGKVGLEEHYEANGCSAWDFEIVDTGYELDIGSRTLMFLETPMLHWPDSMQTYLKEDRILFSNDAFGQHLATSVRFEDEVECGALEDAAIYYANILLPFGSKVLKYADKIAELGLEFDMIAPSHGVIWRKEPMRVVEAYIKWAKGEAVPKVLVIYDTMWGSTEIMAKEIVEGVSECGVEARMFHLRKNDWSMMLRELLSSPVIAVGSPTMHGTMFFTISGFLTYLKGLRPKGKSAVAFGSFGWGGGAVKHVEEMMASAGLEVIEPGLQAKYRPYEDDLKACRELGVRLAQLALDKAE, encoded by the coding sequence ATGGATCTGATAAATGATACTCTTGAAATTGCCAAAGGTATCTACTGGGTAGGTGTAGTTGACTGGAATCTGCGCGATTTCCACGGCTATGCGACTCCACGGGGTGGCACTTACAATGCGTATCTGATAGTTGATGATAAGGTCACTCTTATTGATACTGTCAAGGGTGACTTTGCACCGGAGATGATCAAGAGGATCCGAAAGGTCGTAAACCCTTCGAAGATAGATCATATCATCTGTAATCATGTGGAGATGGACCATTCAAGTGGTTTGCCTGCTATCATGGAGTTAGCAAAGGATGCGAAGATCTTCTGTACTAAGCGTGGTAAGGTCGGGCTTGAAGAGCACTATGAAGCTAACGGCTGTAGTGCGTGGGATTTTGAAATAGTTGATACTGGCTATGAGCTTGACATCGGCTCACGGACACTTATGTTTCTTGAGACTCCCATGTTGCACTGGCCGGATAGTATGCAGACATATTTGAAAGAAGATCGGATATTGTTCTCCAATGATGCATTTGGCCAGCATTTAGCCACTTCGGTGAGGTTCGAGGATGAGGTGGAATGTGGTGCTTTGGAAGATGCTGCAATATATTATGCGAATATCCTTCTTCCATTTGGTTCTAAGGTGCTAAAGTATGCTGATAAGATCGCAGAACTTGGGCTTGAATTCGATATGATAGCTCCTTCTCATGGGGTTATATGGCGAAAGGAACCTATGAGGGTGGTAGAAGCTTATATCAAATGGGCTAAAGGAGAAGCTGTTCCAAAGGTCTTGGTTATCTATGACACTATGTGGGGTAGTACTGAGATCATGGCAAAGGAGATCGTTGAAGGTGTCTCTGAATGTGGTGTTGAAGCCAGAATGTTCCACCTTCGGAAAAATGATTGGAGTATGATGTTACGGGAACTCCTGTCTTCTCCTGTCATTGCTGTTGGTTCTCCTACCATGCATGGTACCATGTTCTTTACGATATCCGGTTTCCTTACATACCTTAAAGGGCTTCGCCCGAAGGGTAAGAGTGCTGTTGCTTTCGGTTCATTTGGCTGGGGTGGCGGTGCGGTTAAGCATGTTGAGGAAATGATGGCATCTGCTGGGCTTGAGGTAATTGAACCAGGACTTCAGGCAAAGTATCGGCCATATGAAGATGATCTTAAGGCGTGTCGGGAACTCGGAGTCAGGCTCGCACAGCTTGCATTGGATAAAGCTGAATGA
- a CDS encoding ferredoxin-thioredoxin reductase catalytic domain-containing protein, which yields MKFEGELEEEFYNRSKKNAETTGYRLNPDYDVITIAVKGICNNKREYGEWYCFCQKRTGDVEKDKKIICPCAARSRDVEMRGSCKCGLYIK from the coding sequence ATGAAATTCGAAGGCGAACTTGAAGAAGAATTCTATAATAGATCTAAGAAGAATGCAGAGACCACTGGTTATAGGCTGAATCCTGATTACGATGTCATAACAATCGCAGTCAAAGGTATCTGTAATAATAAACGTGAATATGGTGAATGGTACTGTTTTTGCCAAAAGAGGACGGGGGATGTGGAAAAAGATAAGAAGATCATCTGTCCATGTGCTGCTCGGTCACGGGATGTGGAGATGCGTGGTTCCTGTAAGTGTGGATTGTACATTAAATAA
- the serA gene encoding phosphoglycerate dehydrogenase has translation MKVLVSDSLSEEGVSKLSEHFDVDVSTGLSEDELVEKIGIFDALVIRSGTHVTKRVIEAADNLKIIGRAGVGVDNVDVDAATEKGIIVVNAPEGNMLSAAEHTIAMMMSMARNIPQANASLKAKKWERKNFMGVEVNGKTLGVIGLGRIGAEVAKRAQGLEMSILAYDPFVTEDRAKDMGVELTTVDDIAQRADFITVHTPLIKETRNILDKAQFDMMKSSTRVINCARGGIINEEALADAARNGKIAGAAIDVFTSEPPFDCPFIGLDNVIVTPHLGASTEEAQVNVAVSVAEEIISVLNGGSARNTINIPAVKPEVMAILAPYIGLAETLGSVAAQLLDANYNKIEISYNGEIADKDTRAVTVAALKGILEDAVGSAVNYVNAPSLAKSRNVEVVESKSETSGDHASTIRITLFQGTNTKSVSGAVVGREPKIVMIDGQYVDLVPNGFMIVSNHVNRPNVIGPCCIVLGENNINISGMQVGRVEVGGNTIMALNVDNEVSEGILDEIRAINGILDAKLVTL, from the coding sequence ATGAAAGTATTGGTAAGCGATTCATTATCAGAGGAAGGAGTTTCAAAGTTAAGTGAGCATTTTGACGTTGATGTTTCAACGGGTCTTTCTGAGGACGAGCTTGTAGAGAAGATCGGTATTTTCGATGCTCTTGTAATTCGCAGTGGTACACATGTCACAAAAAGGGTAATCGAGGCCGCTGACAACCTTAAAATTATAGGCAGGGCTGGTGTTGGTGTCGATAATGTTGATGTTGATGCAGCTACTGAAAAAGGTATCATTGTTGTAAATGCTCCTGAAGGGAACATGCTTTCTGCGGCAGAACACACTATCGCTATGATGATGTCGATGGCAAGGAACATTCCTCAGGCAAATGCTTCTTTAAAGGCCAAGAAATGGGAACGCAAGAACTTCATGGGGGTTGAGGTTAACGGCAAAACACTTGGTGTAATAGGTCTGGGACGTATTGGTGCTGAGGTGGCAAAACGTGCACAGGGTCTTGAAATGTCAATTCTGGCCTATGATCCTTTCGTTACTGAGGACCGTGCTAAGGATATGGGCGTTGAACTTACGACTGTTGATGATATTGCTCAGAGGGCAGATTTCATTACGGTTCATACTCCGCTCATAAAAGAGACGCGTAATATACTCGATAAAGCACAGTTTGATATGATGAAGAGTTCCACAAGGGTCATCAATTGTGCACGTGGAGGAATTATCAATGAGGAAGCTCTTGCTGATGCGGCAAGGAATGGGAAGATCGCAGGTGCTGCCATTGATGTGTTCACCAGTGAGCCTCCATTTGACTGTCCTTTCATTGGTCTTGATAATGTGATCGTAACACCTCATTTGGGTGCATCGACAGAAGAAGCCCAGGTCAATGTTGCAGTGTCTGTTGCTGAAGAGATCATCTCTGTTCTGAATGGTGGTTCTGCACGTAATACTATCAATATTCCTGCTGTGAAGCCGGAAGTAATGGCAATACTTGCTCCTTATATCGGACTTGCTGAGACGTTGGGGAGTGTGGCAGCACAGCTTCTTGATGCAAATTATAATAAGATCGAGATATCTTACAATGGTGAGATCGCTGATAAGGATACAAGGGCTGTAACGGTTGCAGCTTTAAAGGGTATTCTTGAGGATGCAGTTGGTTCGGCTGTAAACTATGTGAATGCTCCTTCGTTGGCTAAGTCCAGAAATGTTGAGGTAGTTGAGAGTAAATCCGAAACTTCCGGGGATCACGCTTCAACCATTCGCATAACTCTTTTCCAGGGTACGAACACAAAGTCCGTTTCAGGTGCAGTTGTCGGTCGCGAGCCTAAGATCGTTATGATCGATGGCCAGTATGTTGACCTTGTTCCGAATGGATTTATGATCGTGTCGAATCATGTCAATAGACCGAATGTCATTGGACCATGCTGTATCGTGCTTGGTGAGAATAATATTAATATTTCCGGTATGCAGGTGGGCCGTGTGGAAGTTGGTGGCAATACCATAATGGCGCTAAATGTTGATAATGAGGTCTCTGAGGGAATTCTTGATGAGATCCGTGCTATTAATGGCATATTGGATGCGAAATTAGTTACACTTTGA
- a CDS encoding DUF2240 family protein: protein MMDELFFVVASPFKNNATTSLSIKDFEFSLSFDLKWMSPAQASKVRDQGIMSGILKFDEGELVLNMDASSIDIPAGFKPSSDLFREKGTIDMIMDTIVSNGGIDKREVVSRINQKQETLGGLLDAEVAALLVAHELGCDAGSLFNDVYERVSGMSV, encoded by the coding sequence ATGATGGATGAACTTTTCTTTGTGGTAGCATCACCTTTTAAGAATAATGCTACGACCTCTCTTTCGATAAAGGATTTTGAGTTCTCGTTATCCTTTGATCTTAAATGGATGTCTCCTGCACAGGCTTCAAAAGTGAGGGATCAGGGAATAATGTCTGGTATCCTGAAGTTCGATGAAGGTGAGCTTGTACTAAATATGGATGCATCTTCTATTGATATTCCTGCAGGGTTCAAGCCTTCATCCGATCTGTTCCGGGAGAAGGGGACCATTGATATGATAATGGATACTATTGTTTCAAACGGTGGGATTGATAAGAGGGAGGTCGTTTCTCGTATCAACCAGAAGCAAGAGACTTTAGGTGGTCTTCTGGATGCAGAGGTTGCAGCTTTACTGGTGGCGCATGAATTGGGTTGTGATGCCGGGTCGTTGTTCAATGATGTCTATGAAAGGGTTTCAGGGATGTCTGTCTGA
- a CDS encoding 50S ribosomal protein L18e — protein MSKKTQMKITRKTNPRIPALISVLKDTARENDAPIWKDMAKRLEKPSRIYAEVNLSKINRHAAENDLVLVPGKVLGAGALGHAVTVAALTFSTTAVDKITNAGGKCMTIEQILEENPAGSGIRIMQ, from the coding sequence ATGAGTAAAAAGACACAAATGAAAATTACAAGGAAAACCAATCCAAGGATTCCTGCATTGATCTCTGTGCTTAAGGATACTGCACGTGAGAATGATGCACCTATCTGGAAGGATATGGCAAAGAGGCTCGAGAAACCTAGCAGGATCTATGCTGAGGTGAATCTGAGCAAGATCAACAGGCATGCAGCCGAGAATGACCTCGTACTTGTACCTGGTAAGGTATTGGGTGCAGGCGCGCTCGGTCACGCTGTAACTGTCGCAGCACTAACATTCAGTACAACTGCTGTGGACAAGATCACAAATGCTGGTGGAAAGTGCATGACCATTGAACAGATTCTGGAAGAGAATCCAGCAGGTTCTGGCATAAGGATCATGCAATGA
- a CDS encoding 50S ribosomal protein L13 produces the protein MTVIDANGLIMGRLASNVAKMLLSGEEVSIVNAERAVISGSKVTTFEEYDVIRNMGTREFGPYFPRRPDRILKRTVRGMLPYKRARGKDAMGRLKVYVGIPYEYQDAEFVSVEGAEMTRLSSNKYVTIGDVSRQLGSKF, from the coding sequence ATGACAGTAATCGATGCAAATGGTTTGATTATGGGCAGGCTTGCAAGTAACGTTGCAAAGATGTTGCTTTCAGGAGAAGAAGTCTCCATTGTGAATGCAGAGCGTGCAGTGATCTCCGGTTCAAAGGTAACTACCTTTGAGGAATATGACGTTATTCGAAATATGGGCACACGTGAATTCGGTCCTTACTTCCCTAGGAGACCAGACAGGATTCTCAAGAGGACCGTTAGGGGTATGCTTCCTTACAAACGAGCAAGGGGCAAAGACGCAATGGGTCGCCTGAAGGTGTATGTAGGCATTCCTTATGAATACCAGGATGCCGAATTTGTTAGTGTCGAAGGTGCAGAAATGACACGTCTTAGTTCTAACAAGTATGTGACCATTGGCGATGTAAGCCGTCAGTTAGGTTCTAAATTCTAA
- a CDS encoding 30S ribosomal protein S9, with protein sequence MATKVVNTSGKNKTAIARATVSVGTGKARINKKPVDIYEPEFAKLKIIEPLMLAKEAVSGLDIDVKVSGGGIMGQANAIRTAIARGIVEWTNDTDLRDAFMAYDRNLLVNDSRQTETKKFGGPGARAKYQKSYR encoded by the coding sequence ATGGCTACTAAAGTTGTTAATACATCCGGTAAAAACAAAACTGCAATTGCACGAGCAACAGTTTCTGTAGGAACAGGTAAAGCTAGGATCAACAAGAAACCTGTTGATATCTACGAACCTGAATTTGCAAAACTTAAGATCATCGAACCCCTTATGCTGGCAAAAGAAGCTGTTTCTGGCCTTGACATTGATGTAAAGGTCAGTGGTGGCGGAATTATGGGCCAGGCAAATGCGATCAGAACAGCTATCGCAAGAGGAATTGTAGAGTGGACCAACGACACCGATCTCAGGGATGCTTTCATGGCATACGACAGGAATCTTCTGGTAAACGACTCCAGACAGACGGAGACCAAGAAGTTCGGTGGACCAGGTGCACGTGCTAAATATCAGAAATCTTACAGGTAA
- a CDS encoding DNA-directed RNA polymerase subunit N has product MIPVRCFTCGKVIAGSWEEYKRRTGEGEDPATVLDDLKFVRYCCRRMFLAHVELVDTMAPYQ; this is encoded by the coding sequence ATGATTCCAGTTCGCTGTTTCACATGTGGAAAGGTTATTGCGGGAAGCTGGGAAGAGTACAAACGTCGTACAGGTGAAGGAGAAGATCCTGCTACAGTACTCGATGACCTTAAGTTCGTTAGGTACTGCTGCAGGAGAATGTTCCTCGCTCATGTCGAGCTTGTGGACACAATGGCTCCGTATCAGTAA
- a CDS encoding DNA-directed RNA polymerase subunit K, protein MGDQLSNEKYTRYERARIIGARSLQIAMGAPILIEDDNTDALYLATLEFEKGVIPITVKRNLR, encoded by the coding sequence ATGGGTGATCAATTGAGCAATGAAAAATACACTAGATATGAACGTGCAAGGATCATCGGGGCAAGATCACTTCAGATTGCAATGGGAGCTCCTATATTGATCGAAGACGATAACACGGATGCATTATATCTAGCTACACTTGAGTTTGAGAAAGGCGTTATACCTATTACAGTCAAGAGAAATTTACGATAA
- the rpsB gene encoding 30S ribosomal protein S2 — MENTDQNIEITAETSAAAENTESTSLVPIDEYLAAGVHIGTQQKTQNMMKFVYRVRTDGLYVLDIQSTDERIRSIAHFLSMYDPSRILVVSARQYGQYPATMFSKSVGAVSKVGRFIPGSLTNPVQEGFFEPDVVIVTDPAGDAQVIREAVNVGIPVVALCDTNNMTSNVDLVIPTNNKGRKALSLVYWLLAREIANERDIPFNYEASEFETGL, encoded by the coding sequence ATGGAAAATACGGATCAAAATATTGAGATTACAGCTGAAACAAGCGCAGCAGCAGAGAACACAGAGTCCACATCACTTGTCCCTATAGATGAGTATCTGGCAGCAGGTGTACACATTGGTACCCAGCAGAAGACACAGAACATGATGAAGTTCGTTTACCGTGTAAGGACAGATGGACTTTACGTACTCGACATACAGTCAACCGATGAGAGGATCAGATCTATTGCACATTTCCTTTCAATGTATGACCCATCCAGAATACTTGTCGTATCCGCACGTCAGTATGGCCAGTATCCAGCAACTATGTTCTCAAAGTCAGTTGGAGCAGTTTCAAAGGTCGGTAGGTTCATTCCAGGCAGTCTTACAAACCCTGTACAGGAAGGTTTCTTTGAGCCGGATGTAGTAATTGTGACCGATCCTGCAGGAGATGCACAGGTCATCAGGGAAGCTGTAAATGTAGGTATTCCTGTTGTTGCACTTTGTGACACTAACAACATGACCTCCAATGTAGATCTTGTCATTCCAACCAACAACAAGGGTAGAAAAGCACTTTCCCTCGTATATTGGCTTCTGGCAAGAGAGATCGCAAACGAAAGGGATATTCCTTTCAACTATGAAGCAAGTGAATTTGAAACAGGTCTTTAA
- a CDS encoding MEMO1 family protein, with product MRQPTVAGKFYPLSTKALRKEIVKCFHGLEIMSEDVIGAVVPHAGYVYSGPVAAHAFARLPKADTYVIFGPNHTGYGSPVAMSQDVWNTPFGDVETDRELGKLLAGTIIDMDEVAHRYEHSVEVQIPFLQYLFGSDFKVLPICMGMQDEDTAVEVGLEVARAVKESGKKVVFIASSDLSHYVPQEKAEKSDNYLIDAILDMDVPEIYRRKYEKDITACGYGPITAMLTAAKECGAKNTELVKYGTSGDVTGDPMVVGYAAIIVK from the coding sequence ATGAGACAACCAACCGTTGCAGGTAAGTTCTATCCGCTGAGCACAAAGGCACTGCGCAAGGAAATTGTGAAATGCTTTCATGGTCTTGAGATAATGTCTGAAGACGTGATAGGTGCAGTGGTTCCACATGCAGGTTATGTCTATTCCGGTCCAGTCGCAGCACATGCTTTTGCAAGGCTTCCGAAAGCAGACACATATGTGATATTTGGACCAAACCATACAGGATATGGTTCACCGGTCGCAATGTCCCAGGATGTCTGGAATACACCTTTCGGAGATGTCGAGACCGATAGGGAACTGGGCAAACTGCTTGCAGGGACCATCATCGATATGGATGAAGTTGCGCACCGATATGAGCATTCTGTGGAAGTGCAAATACCTTTCCTACAATACCTATTCGGAAGCGATTTTAAGGTCCTGCCAATTTGCATGGGGATGCAGGATGAAGATACTGCTGTCGAGGTAGGTCTGGAGGTAGCTCGTGCTGTAAAGGAATCGGGTAAAAAGGTCGTATTCATTGCATCAAGTGATCTTTCACATTATGTGCCTCAGGAAAAAGCCGAAAAGTCTGACAATTATCTTATTGATGCCATTCTTGATATGGATGTACCTGAAATTTATCGGAGAAAGTACGAGAAAGACATCACAGCTTGCGGATACGGTCCAATAACAGCAATGTTGACAGCTGCAAAGGAATGTGGTGCTAAGAACACCGAGCTGGTCAAATATGGTACCAGTGGGGATGTTACTGGGGATCCGATGGTTGTAGGGTATGCTGCCATTATTGTTAAATGA